The genomic segment GCCCGGGGTCATACAACCCAggtataacaattatcggttataacaatggaatttttgtggcactcgattattataagtgggttcgactgtatttgatCACTCGTGAAGTGTGCAGATATCTTCTGTTGGGGTTTGATTTTCAACTTTGTGCCAACCACAGCTATGTATGTTTGGAGTTGCTGTAGCTTGCATCATTTTATACTCAGGGAAACATGAAATAACACTAACTTCATCTTTTAATTGTTACAGAGTGTCTTTCAGCAAGCATTGAGTTGAAGATTTATGAAGTCTTTGTATAGGCCATACCTGGTTTTGCAGTCTCTTGTGATACAACATTGCAAGTTCGCTTCAGCCTTCTGCAGCTGTTCACAAGTGACAAAGTCAGACAAGTCGCAATTGAAGTAAATGTAGACAACAGTAACATTGATGAGAACCTTTGTCCAAACTACAAGGGACAGCTGCTTATCGTGTGATGACCATTTTTGGGGGGGATTTAGCAGTATATTTATGGAATGTCGCATTCACTTATTGTAGAAAAGCCTTCAACAGTCATTTTACCACTTTTACCACATTTTTAGTCCACTGAAAGAATGCTGGTAGCAGCACCTTGAAACGTAACATCTAAAGGAGGGGACATTGTAATGAACGCTCTGGGCAGGTAGAAATTAGTATTCAGAAAATACAAATTGCTCCAGTCCTATTAAGTAGGTTTGGCATGGTTGACTAATAGTTTGCAATATATGGCACCATATTATATTGGTAAGCGTAGCACTGAATATGTATATTGATACAAAGGGAAAATGCTTGTTTGAATGTACTGTTATTGTTTGTGCTGGATCTGAAAGTGATCTTGGTGCTGTTACAGGTGTGTCCATCCCCCTTACGGGGCATTCAAGTGCTTCGGATTTAGCCTGGAATCCACATCAACAAATTATTCTTAGGAAGCGTCCACTTGTTTCCCTGCAACATGACAAAGCACTCTGACTTATGATGACATGACAAAGCACTTTGATTTATGTTTTATTGAACACTGTGACGGTGACGTGACTGTGTATGCAACTACTGAAATTAAAAATCCGCTTGCTCCCCTATAAGTCGGTTGGAATCATGAAAGGAAAGAGCTGGTTCACTCTAAGAAaactttgcaccctttggggtgtatatctgccacacaacaataatcgtcatctgccttgatgcgtttcctttctttaacgctgcgagcccgatactttccagcaacgaacggcatgcgcgttatcagcatgacatagcatttccgacaggaaagtatcgggcgcggcgttttcaagaaaggaaacgcatcaaggctgatgacgattattattgtgtggcagatatacaccccaaagggtgcaaagtttttttttttactgttttattgCAAGTGATTAGGTTGTAATCATCTGGGTAAAAAAAAGAGGCACCACAATGTACTGTTCAAGAATGTAGTTTCCTCAAGGTAACACATGGGATGGAATTGTGTTTGTCTTCATAAACCTGTGCAACAGAGGTGTGCATGTGGTCTTGGAGGTCTCCGTGGAAGTGTTGCAGTGAAAACCTAATTGCAGAAATGTTACCTCAGCACTCTGTAGCGACATATTGTTCTCAGTGCACTTGGGAAAAAATGATAATGCAAGAAGTTTACAGTGTTTACCAATGACAGAGAAAGACGCACAACGGCGTAGCCTTATTTATTGCTCTTCTGACATTGATTTTGAGTACATTGGGCCTAAATGTTCCTGACATTCCTGCACTGTAGTGGGTGTGTTAATTCATTGCGCACATTGTCTTGTAAACTTGTGTGTCTGTATTTGATTTGTTATTTGTGCTGTGCTTTGAAGTCAGGGCATTCTCAAAATTAACATGAATTAGCTGGCttcatttatttctttgtctACATGGCCACTTATGAGGAAACAGTCATTTTCTTATTGCCCAGAAAAGTGTCTGTTCTTCTCCATCAAACCCAAGGGTGTTCTCACATTGATAAATTCTtgattttcctttttgttttaccATTGTATCTTGCATTATTTCATGTTCATTTATTTCACTTGCTTTCATATGGTTATATATCAGTTGGTGCTTTTGTTGTGTTGCACGGTATAATCACTGTGGAGCCGAAAGTGCACGTTGTGGTATTTAgttgaaggggccctgaaccacccctctggCTTGGTGAAATGATGTAGTCCACAAGTAGCATACGTTActgtgaacacctcagccaagCTTTGCTGTTGTGCGCGGTGTGTGgtgctcgcaagcggatcgcaaAGTCGCCTTTCTCTGAAactctctcttttcaacagaaggccctgtcctcaatCTCTTCTAGACGGCCTATTTCATCATTCGCAtagatggctgctattggccaatagctggcATCAAGCTGAGCTTGGCTATATGCCGTGGATACTGCAGCTGCCGCGGGGTGCTGccatgagtccactggctaagagCACTGCTGCTAGCTGAAGACAAATGCGTTTGGATTATGTTGCGCgacgtaggcaccaaaggcggaaatCGTGGTGTCTACGTTAGCATCCgaaattaaatttgaactgtgcgccaAGACGATATTTAGAAGTCGGAGTGTTGTGGGCgcgccccactgcgccgtagccttcgcagtgcaaggcattgaagaaggagtggGAGCACAGcgaaggccgtgtttgattgccattgcttctgctgaacgcattgaagtacttcttgtggcaaaatatttatgaaatatCCTATTTTCACTACAGATGCTTTTCTCCGCTTTAATAAAAAgttgttcagggcccctttaaatatgTAGTGCATTGTGCAGTGTTACACATACAAAATACTTCGGCCTTAAGGTGTAATAGCAGAACGGCATGCCAAATATGACCTCTGTGTATGGCCAGCAAGAGTTTGTATCTATATCCTTTTTGACTGCCAGCTGTAGTACTTTAGTTCCATCCTGTCTCTGATGCATTATTCACATTGCCTTCTTGTGCTACCTGTGACTTCGCAGGTTCCTTGCCATTGGGGTCCCTGGAGCAGGCTCAGTTGCGTGTGTCAACGCGAGGCCAGCTGCATTTGTGCGAGCTGTGTGGTTACAAGACTGACAACAAATCGTATATGAAGGTACACTTGCGCACGCACACAGGCGAGCGCCCCTTCAAGTGCCACCTCTGCCCGAACACATTCACTCAGAAGCCCAACCTGAGGCGGCATGTGCGCACTCACACAAATGAGCGTCGCTACCAGTGCCGCCTGTGCCCTGAGACGTTCGCTGACAGTACCACCCTCAAGCGGCATGGACTCTGTCACACCGGAGAACGACCCTTTCGCTGTGTCCACTGCAGTGCATCCTTTTCGCGGTGGGGAAACCTCAACATCCACATGTCCTGTCATGCAGGGAAGGAGCCATAATGAAAAGCGGCAGACAgatttcttcttttatttgctgatgattcaATTTTTAATGGCAGAAGGTGATTATGAACTGCATTGAGAGGGTTTCGGCAGTCTCAATCACAGCGTTTCTTGTAGTATTACACACAGGGACGTGCAGATGTTGCTAAAAGTATTTGAAAAGGTATCTTGTGCTTACGTTTCAGTGTTCTTGCTTGAATTTTGCAGAAAGATGACATATTGGAGTCCACATTATTCAGTGTAACACTTTTCAGAGTTACTTGCCTGTTCTTTAAAGAAAACCTTATAGGCTGCTTTCGTCTGTGAGAAAAATTACTGATGCAAAGACGGTACGTGCAAGTTATCGAAGCAGCCGTTCTGGGAGGGTTTCTGCGTGTTCGAGTGGAGCGAGCAATATGTGGTTTCCAGGATGTGAAGTGTGTTTGGCTGCAAAATCAGCAAATCCAAATGGACGCATAGTCATGCTATTCTCAATTGTCGGTAATGGATGATAATTCCATTATAACTCCGTGTTGCCTACTCCACTCGAACATGCGGTGACCTTCCCTGAACGGCGTCTTTTTGCTGCTGCTGGCAGGCAGCAACAATATCCTGCGCTGGCGCCGTCTTCGCAACAGCCTTTTTGCTGAGACGAAAGCagtttctttcattattttcctcaaaaaaagaaaggaaaacaggcGAGTAACTATGCAATATGTTACGCTGAATGATGTAGACTCCGAAATGTGATCtttctgcgaaatttgagcaataAGAATGCACTGGTAAGCGCAATATCTTTTTTCGAAAACTATAagtgaagtgggggggggggggctataatTTCTAATGGCAAGCACAACCCTTACGTGGAGAGTTAAAAGGTTTCCAGGCCGTGCCATGTGTTTGGCTGCAAAATCAACAAATCCAAATGGATGCACACTCCTGCTCTGCTCATTGGCCTGTAATAATGATAAATAAAGTATATATGCTGCGCGAATTCTCTTGAACAGCTAAGAGAATCATGGCCGATGAGTTATGCTGGAATTGGGATGCCAGAATTTATTTCGCGATGGCCAAGTAGACTTGGTTTTTTCAGTACACGATTGAGAATGTTGCAGTCTAGATGCTCATGAGCTGCACCTATGGATAGCATCTCGACAGAGAAAGAAAATTTGGTTATATTTATTGCTGTAGAACTTCAGGGCCAAGTTACATGCAAGTAGCTCTACTGTACAGCTACACACGAGATGTACTAGTCATGTATACCTATGTGGGCCATACATTGTTGGGGGTTACTCAAGATTTCAGTGCATCTGCTTGCAGCTTACAATTACAGTCAAGCCTGAAGAGTTATTCTTTTTCAATGGGCGTTTGCCTAAAGTGTCTTGTAagcaccttttctttctttggaaAAATGAATGTTCAAGTTATATAGGTATTAATACTGTCGAAATTTTTCTTCTAAGTGGCCCTGTAGATTACATTTGTCAAACTGCAGCTGTATTGGACTATGACCTTAGGTATGTGTGTATTTTGTACATTTTTTCAACCCATAATGGTTGTAGCCAGGCTTGCAGTGTGAATACAGGCTCTAACTGCGGCTTTTATACTGTACCTGTAGACCTCACGCAATCACACTCATGCAGTGTCATTCATGGTACTTAGCTGGATATTTTACATAATGAGCTTCGGTTGAATtatatattgttttttcctgGTCTTGGAAAGTCTATTGATGTGGTTGTCCATGAGAGGAGAGGTTTGGGGGGTTTTTTAGCTGCCTCTTAGAACCTAAATCTTTTTGTTAGGGCTCTGCAAGTAGCAAATAGCAGATGATGTAGGGATTAGAGCAGTGCACAAGCCCGGGTTTGGCCGGTGAAAGTGATTTCGGACAGGCCCGGGGCTGCGCCTGGTTTGTGCATAAAGCTGTGTGTCACCTAAGTGCCTAGGTCGGCCCTTCAAGCATACGCGGGAGCTCCGCCTAGATCCAAGGCATTCCGTGTGAGGCTCAAATGACAATTAAGGAGAACTCGCTCTTAATTACCTAAAAAGTCAAACAAGAACTGAATGGTTCAAATTTGCTTTTGTTGGAATGTTTTCAAAAAATgttttaattatttttgtttctacAAAAACAAACCGTTCTCTCCAACAAATAAAAAATGCTAAAGACTGCTCTTGAGACAGTTTGACTGTTACCACTTTTTTGATTGCACTATTTTATTGCTCTCGATAGAATTATTGATTGCATTTGAGGGATTTTACTGATTTTTCATTTATTGCACCACATTGAcgattgctttatttatttatttattatttatatttaatACCCTAAAGGCGCCAtaaggcattacataggggggggggataCAATTCATACATGATGTGTCAACGCGATAAAAACGACTGAAGACAACAATCAAGCACAGATTTCGGTAAAAGATacagtttgtaaaaaaaaaaaagaagaaaaagaacgaaaaaaaattaaattatggggttctttgtgtcaaaaccattttctgattatgaggcacacagtggaggaggactccggaaatttcaaccaactggggttctttaacgtgcacctaaatctaagtacacgggtgttttcacatttcgcccgcatcgaaatgcggccgccgtggccgggattcgatcccgcgacctcgtgctcagcagcccaataccatatagccactgagcaagcacgacgggtaaagaacgaaaagaaattaGGCTGAGAGTACAGGCTACATGTCATATTTGCTATACATGGCACACTTCAACAAGGCACACACAGCATTTGGGTGTTAGAAAAATgcacatttagaaaaaaaaaaaatatatatatatatatatatatatatataacacaggcCAGGCAAGGAGTggcagctgaacattttatacatttaaaaatgtttgcAGGGCATACTTGAAGGCAGATGGGTCAGTGATTGTTACAATATCTTGGGGTAGGGCGCTCCATTCATTCACTGATAACACCAAAGAGGAATTTTGAAATTTTTTGGTCTTATCAAATATGGAAGATACTTTGCATACATGGTCATTGTGGTTGGACAGATAATGGGCGGGCAAGATGGGAGCAAATGAAAAAGATGAACCGCTACagtaaagggagtgaaaaaaaaaagacagaaatattTCCGTCGTATGCCAAGATCCGGAAGATTAAGGGTCTGCTTTAACGCCGGCACACTATGGTACGGAGAGTAGGAGCGCAAAATAAAGCAGGCAgccttattttgaattgattTGATGCATTCAGAAAGGTTAGCTGTGTGAGGGTTCCAAATAATTGATGCCTAATCAAGGGTTGCTCTTATAAGGGAAATGTATGCACAAAGTCTTGTGTCACTGTTTGCAAGGTACAGACGGCACTTTAAAAAGCCAAGTTTTTTTAGTGCCTTGTTAAAAATATGCTCAACATGCATGGTCCAGCTTAAATCAGATGTAAGAATAACGCCCAGGtatttaaccctttgaaggttttagccgtacatgtacggcggcggttttctgtcccgcaaggtctttgccgtacgggtacggttccgaccctccgtttgaaatttgcgctgtaatgacgatgcgtgctcaccgggaggtgctgccacctcttagcacttacaagatgcgtttgaaattggtgctaTTTTCTTGGGGATATAAACAgagctgattgctagcttcagcgcgtcgctcagactgcggcaacgcccctttggcggtttcggtttcgccgcgtgatcgcaacggaggcatgcgaaacgtaatttttttttttctttgtcggcactctcttgcggggctgtggaagttgatttctatcttgattgacGCTGCTGTTAGCTTGCTTATCAGCGccgttcgcgaggtattctcgctctcagtggcaacgcgctttGTGGTTTCGGTTCCACCGCGTGGTCGCAATTGAGGCGCACGAAAAGtggttttctctttgtcggcacgctctcgcaggagcagtggaagttgatttctgtcttgattggcactgctcttagcttgtttatcaccaccgctcacgaggtattctcgctcttcgcggcaacgcgcttacgcgagagggtgcctcagacctctgcccaaggcagccacaCGCAGAGATGTAATGTGTacgccaacacaactcctcgctccaagagaacagacatgctttttaggtgtgcagactgtgataaggcgctgtgcgtaggcccgtgtttcaaggagtaccacgctcggaaatactattgaacattttgcagttctgagtgatgccaacaccaaaatactgttcctaattgtTTTTTACTACTTATTCCCGACATTATActttttgtacattcaagatccgcaataaagtaatttgaccaccttggaaagtttttttcaaaataattcaaccctcaaagggttaaaagaaGAGGTTCGTTCGAGTATGCAATTGCTAGAGTGTATACTTTGGAGGAAAGCTTAGCTTGGAAGAAAATGTCATGACCTTAGTTTTGTCTGAATTAATTTCCATTTTCCATACGTGACACCACTCAGCTAATGTGGTTAAACCTTTTTGCAATATGGCAATGTCATCAGGGGTGGTTATATgtctataaattacacaatcatcggcaaacagccgTACTGCTGCATGTATATTCATagctatgtcattaatatatattaggaatAATAACGGGCCTAACACTGACCCTTGAGGTACTCCTGACCTAACATGGCGAAAAGTAGATTGGTTGTTATTAATAGTTACTGATTGAGAGCGACCAGATAAGAACTCATTAATCCACTGGGTAGTTCTTTCATCTAACCTAAGGCTGTTTATTTTCATGATTAGACGTTTATGGGGAACACGATCAAAGGTTTTCGAGAAGTCAATAAATATTGTGCCAGTACAAAGCAAATTGTGCAGAGTCATGTAGGTCAGTGATTAGTTTGAACTGCATTTGGCAAGACCGTTTctatctgaagccatgctggtttttGAATAACAGATTATTTGCATTAAGATGACCCATAATGTGGGAGTAAAGTGTGTTCAAGGAGCTTACAACAAACTGATGTCAGTGAAATTGGGCGGTAATTACTTGGACATGAGGGCTCACCGGACATAAATATGGGTGTGATATGGCCAGACTTCCAATCATCTGGAACGCAGCCGGTATCCAGTGATTGTTGGAAAATTAAACACAGTAAAAACAATGATACGTGGGAAGTATGTTTTAGTAGTTTTGAGCTGATGCCATCCGGTCCAGGACTGGAGCTAAGTGGGAGCCTGTCAATAGCCCGTGATACACCTGCTGCAGTAACGGTGATCAGCTCGCTTGGGTGAGTTATTGTGGAAAAAGAGACGGTACAAAACTGGTCGAGCGGCGGATCGTCAGTTCGTCGGTTTGTCGGTCGCTTTCCCAGTGTTCTTCGTGAGCCTTAAGTTTATACCTGAGAAGTGGGCTCGGCAGTGTTTGTATGGCTCTCATTCATTCCACCTTCATTATTTCTGTGCCCAAGTTTGAATATCCGCCTTTGACGTTTCAGCTGCTTTTGCAAATAATATAACTTACAGCAATTTGTTGCTGTAAGAACTGTTTACATGAGCTTCTTTGTTGCAATCGCAGTCGGGACACTATTAACCATTAGAACAACCTACAGTGGTGTTGAGAActctgctcgcatgacgtcaggTGCACGTACTCGCACCTGTCGTCTGCTAAAGTTCGGGCGGCGTCTGGACGCCTCGTGCAACATTACCGTTTCTTCATGCTTGTTCTCTACGCTAGTACATCTAGTACATCACTGTTGTTCTCTATACTAGTATGCAAGGAGACATGCAATAGCACCAGATAGGACGATCAACTTAAGTGACTATAATTACTGTGGGGCAACAAGCATAAAACAAACGCTGGCtctatatgacttctacaacatttacTTTGATCTGAACCAGCTGAAACATTTATCATGATGAGTATTTCATGGCAAAATATCTAATTTTCCATTTCTTCACAAAAACGTCTGGCGGTAGTGCAAAGACTCAGTTAACACTGTAGTCGACATTCTGCTGGTGCCGCTTGCTTTATCAAATGCTTCTCAAGGTAAGGCCATTCTTCGCCAGTTAATCTTCAGCGGTGGTAATTTGAAGCAGAGCTAACTGAGGCGTTCATTTAATTACAATGCACAATAAGATATGGACGAAAATTCTCTTTTcagtgctacacgttcaactcagtTCAGCCAGTTAAAATTGTTCGTTGCTTGAGGAAGAATTATGATGGATCCTTCTAGCGACACTGGCACAGCTTCTCAGGCCAAATTTCTGGGTGAAATATTCTTTCTAGATCGTACGGTGGCAGCCAGCAAAATGCCAAAGCCTCATTCATTTGTACTATGGGACACATTGAAGATATCTTCATTCACTAGAGAAGGTAAACAATCAAGTGAATTCTTATAAGGATTGTGGTGTCCCACAATCCACAAGACTTTGCAGGTTGCTTGCCATCAGGATCCCTGGAGAAGTATCAGTTGCTCGTGTCCGTCCATGGCAGGTCGCATTCCTGCAGGCTGCACTCTTACAAGACTGAGAAGAAGACCTACATGAAAAAACACCTGCACACACACATAGGTAAGCGCCCCTTTAAGTGCCGGATTTGCTAAAGCACATTCCCTTTGGATTGGCACCTGACATTACATGTGCGGAGCCACGCAGGTGAGCAGCCCGACCAGTGCCAGCTCTGCCTGAATGCATTCACTCATGCTTCCTTCCTTGAGCGGCATATGCACAGCCATGCAGGAGAGTGTCCCATTTCCTATAAGCACTGCGGTGCATGCTTTTCGTGAAAGGACACCCTCTTGTACTGCATGTCCTCTCATGCTGGGAAGACGCCCTAAAAGTCAGAGGTGTGGAGTTCTTTTCTAGATCAACCAATTGTTTTACTTTTTTAATGCGGAGCATTCTTTGGCTAGGTGCCCATGGTCATTTCCTGGTCCAATCTGTGTGTCCGTCCTTTTCGTGTCCCAGTAAAGCCACACTGCCATCTAGGCTTGAATAGGTGAATTTCTGTCAATGCACAAACTTCTGTACACTTACTTCCACCTAgcatatttgcacgattctaaaccacactttattttttttttgataacagGTGCATTCAAATTTGCATGCAGATTCGTAACTCATTTGTAACATTGTAACTGATTCTGCTCAAAATCAAAAATCAAACAGAttcttatttaaaaagaaagctcaACGCAAGGTAGCTAACCACACTGGCATCGAATGGGTTGTCTTAAGAAAGCAATGCTCGGAGACATCGCAGCCTGGATCCATGGTGCGTGGAATGTGCTCCCGCAGACAATGGTTGTGCAAGCCTACAGAAAtgtggcatttctaatgcatgAATTGGCACTGGAGATGACTTTCCTTGGTCAGTAGCCAGCAAAAAGGTGCTGTCGTCGGATTCCGACAGCCACTAGCCGCTAAGATTCAGCTTCGTGCGTGTCTTAGTATCTTTGTATGTTCCCCAATGTTACAATATCGGCAGCAAGTTGTTGTGAATTTTTGGGTGGTAATATAACTGTGCGTTACAATTGGTGGCGCGGTATAATGATGCAAATACGGTACTCATGGGCACACAGACCTCTTACGCGAAATCTTGTAAGCCAGCACAGGAGCGATGGTTAAATCATATGTTTGTGTAAACTTCATTCTGCTGGCTTAAAACAATTTTGTAAGGTCATCATTTTAAACCAAGTGCTgttttataaataattaaataaacaccaTTGAAATTGttcgactgcaggattcgaacacatgaTGTCTAGTACAGGAGCCCGATATGCAGACCATTATGCCATGGATGCATGCATCGACAAGTTGCGTAAAACGACTGCCTTATGAATTCCTCACTTCGCCTTACCAAGGAGCAATTGGAACGCAAGCAAGTGTTTGCGCGGAAAAGGAACGCATGGAAAACGCAAGCAGCCAGAAAATTTCATCTTTAACAACAGCAAGAAGCTTTAGAAGAGGACGTGTTGGAAAGAAGGCCTGTGTGTTGGTGAAAAAatgatgcaagaaaaaaaaatggcactagagcaacatttctttcatttaccaAAAAGTAGATTGGTGGTAAAAACAAGTTTAATAGCTATCATCATAGCATGCGTGGTCT from the Dermacentor variabilis isolate Ectoservices chromosome 9, ASM5094787v1, whole genome shotgun sequence genome contains:
- the LOC142557894 gene encoding uncharacterized protein LOC142557894, whose product is MLYKYTASTTTVLHGSLPLEFLEQDQSLESMHGSLRSCRLCPYVTENKALMKRHLRTHTDGTCAATWTSATTSATCVLRHSVTVPTSSGTCAVTPENVPFAVRTAVHRFRKKETSTSTCTVTEGRSRNGSLPLGSLEQAQLRVSTRGQLHLCELCGYKTDNKSYMKVHLRTHTGERPFKCHLCPNTFTQKPNLRRHVRTHTNERRYQCRLCPETFADSTTLKRHGLCHTGERPFRCVHCSASFSRWGNLNIHMSCHAGKEP